The Virgibacillus sp. MSP4-1 genome has a segment encoding these proteins:
- a CDS encoding DUF3953 domain-containing protein produces MSIVKMILALSVLSISTFGFLNKSIDLSSIMLFLLGALLLTMGAEEIKKEKKFLGYLLIIIAFFNIFVAFQDYFLS; encoded by the coding sequence ATGAGCATAGTTAAAATGATTTTAGCCTTATCTGTTCTTTCTATATCTACTTTTGGTTTCCTAAACAAAAGCATAGATTTGTCATCCATTATGTTGTTTTTATTGGGAGCATTGCTATTAACTATGGGAGCAGAGGAAATAAAAAAGGAAAAAAAGTTCCTCGGATATCTATTGATTATCATAGCTTTCTTTAATATTTTTGTTGCTTTTCAAGACTACTTTTTAAGCTAA
- a CDS encoding TrkH family potassium uptake protein, with product MRSKNKFSEWLNQRSPVQLIIIFYIIAVTVSCLLLGMPVAHKDGADLTFMEVLFTSVSAVSVTGLSVVSIVDSFNQLGIVLLAVVLQFGGVGVMTLGTFIWLVVGKKIGLKERRLIMADQNQYSFNGIVKLMKGVFKLILWIELVGFLILGTYYLTYFSSWQEAYFHGFFASISATTNGGFDITGQSLMPFKDDYFVQIIHIALIIFGSIGFPVLVEVKDYLFASQEERKFMRFSLFTKVTSITYLGLLIFGFVIMIALEWNHFYADKSWHEMIFYSLFQSTTSRSGGLSTFDMNLLTEQTQLVTSLLMFIGASPSSVGGGIRTTTFALVIIFILTFARGKSKVSVFKREIFEEDLYKAVVVVLMAVGLCITAVVLLTIIEDSSLVAIIFEVCSAFGTTGLSMGITAELTNISKVILMVLMFIGRIGILTLLFSFNDVTKKGEFHYPKEKIIIG from the coding sequence ATGAGAAGTAAAAACAAATTTTCAGAATGGTTAAACCAGCGCTCACCGGTTCAACTAATCATTATTTTTTATATCATTGCGGTAACCGTATCCTGTTTATTATTGGGCATGCCCGTTGCTCATAAAGATGGGGCCGATTTAACCTTTATGGAGGTTCTTTTCACTTCCGTCAGTGCTGTAAGTGTAACAGGATTATCCGTGGTTTCCATCGTGGATAGTTTTAACCAGCTGGGCATCGTCCTGTTAGCGGTTGTTCTTCAATTTGGCGGAGTTGGGGTTATGACCCTGGGTACCTTTATTTGGCTTGTTGTTGGTAAGAAAATCGGTTTGAAAGAGCGCCGGCTGATTATGGCCGACCAGAACCAATATTCCTTTAATGGAATCGTCAAGCTGATGAAAGGTGTCTTCAAGCTTATATTATGGATAGAGCTTGTTGGTTTTCTTATCCTTGGTACATATTACTTAACGTATTTTTCAAGCTGGCAGGAAGCCTATTTTCACGGTTTCTTTGCCTCCATAAGTGCTACAACCAATGGGGGATTTGATATTACGGGTCAATCTCTCATGCCTTTCAAAGATGATTATTTTGTACAGATTATCCATATTGCACTGATTATATTTGGATCTATTGGCTTTCCGGTATTAGTTGAGGTGAAGGATTATTTATTCGCTTCTCAAGAGGAAAGAAAGTTTATGCGATTTTCCTTATTTACAAAGGTTACATCCATAACATATCTTGGTTTATTGATCTTTGGATTTGTCATCATGATTGCACTTGAATGGAATCACTTCTATGCGGATAAATCCTGGCATGAAATGATTTTTTACAGTTTATTTCAATCGACAACAAGCAGAAGTGGCGGTCTTTCTACTTTTGATATGAATCTGCTGACGGAACAAACCCAGTTAGTCACCTCTTTGCTGATGTTTATCGGGGCTTCCCCAAGCAGTGTGGGGGGAGGTATACGAACAACCACATTTGCTTTAGTTATTATTTTTATTCTTACCTTTGCCAGAGGAAAGAGCAAGGTTTCGGTATTTAAACGGGAGATTTTTGAAGAAGACCTGTACAAAGCAGTGGTGGTTGTGCTAATGGCGGTTGGTCTCTGTATTACGGCTGTTGTATTGCTAACGATTATTGAGGACTCTTCACTGGTAGCGATTATTTTTGAAGTTTGTTCAGCATTCGGTACAACCGGACTTTCGATGGGCATCACAGCTGAACTCACCAACATTAGCAAAGTTATTTTAATGGTGCTGATGTTTATTGGAAGAATTGGAATACTGACCCTGCTGTTTTCATTTAATGATGTAACAAAGAAAGGCGAATTCCATTATCCAAAAGAGAAAATTATCATCGGCTAG
- a CDS encoding NAD(P)/FAD-dependent oxidoreductase has product MYDIAIIGAGPAGSSAAIFAAKAGKKTLLTDTGKSITKKAWVKNHYGIKEMEGPDLLETGMQQAKALGAELKTEEVTKIESKGKHYLVHMGQHQYEAEHILLATGLSVDLAEDMGLKIVDGQEPRIARNIKVDHEGKTNKKNVWAAGTVAGESVHTIITSGHGAKVAINIISELNGQRYVDHDIIQSKD; this is encoded by the coding sequence ATGTACGATATTGCCATTATTGGAGCTGGACCTGCAGGATCAAGTGCAGCCATTTTTGCAGCCAAAGCGGGAAAGAAAACCCTGCTGACCGATACAGGAAAAAGTATTACAAAAAAAGCATGGGTGAAAAACCATTACGGGATAAAGGAAATGGAAGGCCCTGATTTGCTTGAAACAGGTATGCAGCAGGCAAAAGCATTAGGAGCTGAGTTAAAAACCGAGGAAGTAACAAAAATCGAGAGTAAAGGGAAGCATTACCTGGTTCATATGGGGCAACACCAATATGAAGCGGAGCATATTCTGCTTGCGACTGGTTTATCTGTTGATTTAGCCGAGGATATGGGATTAAAAATTGTGGATGGCCAGGAGCCGCGTATTGCGAGAAATATAAAAGTCGACCACGAAGGTAAAACGAACAAAAAGAATGTATGGGCAGCCGGAACCGTAGCCGGTGAAAGTGTCCACACCATCATCACTTCCGGCCACGGCGCAAAAGTAGCCATCAACATCATCAGCGAACTAAACGGCCAACGCTACGTAGACCACGACATCATACAAAGTAAAGATTAA
- a CDS encoding SpoIID/LytB domain-containing protein, with amino-acid sequence MKTLWSIFVCLMVICVPLTTAAGEDMVSVKLVNFIDNPKKLHIQVQGEYRTLSPFFRLEKGGNYTLFVKKGKLYLKDKDGKHKLPDTITLIPESYEEHLLYINDRPYQGAMEFTVEKGKYVRPVNQLLLEDYLKGVVPFEVFSTWNLEALKAQSLAARTYALMHLNGEKQMNDTIQFQVYGGYSTFSKTNKAVEETKGEIITHNGRPITAFYSASNGGFTESNANVWGSKPISYYPIKKDPYDPGRPWTFTLHKQQLPMDTFVWAWNAPDVWPHLQGKDKKIMKSMESWVENQGYQDVKILAIPHFSIADQKTVSHRSVRGSVTVTFMHRILGMMMMDEISLENVPLSKIRPMIGGSIFKSYLITSSESTDDAYVVKGKGYGHGVGMSQWGAQKMAEGGKTYQEIVQFYFPGTDVTRIYEEAPK; translated from the coding sequence ATGAAAACATTATGGTCTATCTTTGTATGTTTAATGGTTATTTGTGTACCGCTGACCACTGCCGCTGGCGAGGATATGGTTTCAGTTAAATTAGTCAACTTTATCGACAATCCGAAGAAGCTTCACATTCAGGTTCAAGGGGAATATCGAACGCTCAGCCCCTTTTTTCGTCTTGAGAAAGGAGGGAATTATACACTTTTCGTAAAGAAAGGAAAGCTTTATCTTAAAGATAAGGACGGAAAACATAAGCTTCCGGACACGATCACCCTCATTCCCGAATCGTATGAGGAGCACCTTTTATACATTAACGACCGTCCTTACCAGGGGGCCATGGAGTTTACCGTTGAAAAAGGAAAATACGTCCGCCCCGTGAATCAATTGCTGCTGGAAGACTATTTAAAAGGTGTCGTTCCCTTTGAAGTCTTTTCAACCTGGAATCTGGAAGCTCTCAAGGCTCAAAGTCTGGCCGCCAGAACCTATGCGCTCATGCACCTGAATGGGGAAAAACAGATGAATGACACCATCCAATTTCAGGTGTATGGCGGCTATTCCACCTTTTCCAAAACAAATAAGGCTGTCGAGGAAACGAAGGGCGAAATTATTACTCATAACGGTAGACCGATCACAGCCTTCTACTCGGCAAGCAATGGCGGGTTTACAGAATCCAATGCAAATGTCTGGGGAAGCAAGCCCATCAGCTATTATCCCATCAAAAAGGACCCTTATGATCCGGGACGTCCGTGGACATTTACCCTGCATAAACAGCAGCTGCCCATGGATACCTTTGTATGGGCCTGGAATGCACCGGACGTCTGGCCCCATTTACAGGGCAAGGACAAAAAAATAATGAAATCGATGGAAAGCTGGGTGGAAAACCAGGGGTACCAGGACGTGAAGATTTTAGCAATTCCCCACTTTTCCATAGCCGATCAGAAAACAGTGTCCCATCGTTCGGTGAGAGGATCGGTGACGGTAACCTTTATGCACCGGATTCTCGGAATGATGATGATGGATGAAATTTCATTAGAGAATGTCCCATTATCGAAAATTCGCCCCATGATTGGTGGCTCCATTTTTAAAAGTTACCTCATCACCTCGTCTGAATCTACAGATGATGCCTATGTGGTGAAAGGAAAGGGCTATGGGCACGGGGTCGGCATGAGCCAGTGGGGAGCACAGAAAATGGCCGAGGGCGGGAAAACCTATCAGGAGATTGTTCAATTTTATTTTCCCGGAACCGATGTGACCCGGATTTATGAGGAAGCACCTAAGTAA
- a CDS encoding OmpA family protein, with protein MNSKYNRLFKASTREGNFWPAFTDILATILLVILLILITLMFTKQQQIEGKEKEVQEKEEIIDSLVGYERGMIEQLSKAFQQEGVDVQVDKESGAIKFDSDLLFDYNKTDLKPEFKQQLKQIIPVYASVLLNEKNRDKIDAILIEGHTDSDGSYMYNLELSQDRAFSIVRYILSDEFGDFPHKDVLREKISAIGKSESHPILVDGQEDMDQSRRVELKFRLAMNEQMEGVLNDINGENP; from the coding sequence ATGAATTCCAAGTATAATCGTTTATTTAAAGCAAGTACCCGGGAAGGAAACTTCTGGCCTGCTTTCACGGACATTTTAGCGACAATTCTGCTGGTCATTCTGCTGATATTAATTACGCTGATGTTTACGAAGCAGCAGCAAATTGAAGGGAAAGAGAAGGAAGTACAGGAGAAAGAAGAGATTATCGATTCGCTCGTTGGCTATGAGCGGGGCATGATTGAACAGCTATCCAAGGCCTTTCAGCAGGAAGGGGTGGATGTTCAAGTCGACAAGGAATCCGGTGCCATTAAGTTTGATAGTGATCTTCTGTTTGACTACAATAAAACCGATTTAAAGCCGGAGTTTAAGCAGCAGCTCAAACAAATTATTCCGGTCTATGCTTCGGTTCTGCTGAATGAGAAAAATCGGGATAAAATTGATGCGATTTTAATTGAAGGCCATACCGATTCCGACGGATCCTATATGTATAATCTGGAGCTCTCACAGGACCGTGCGTTCAGCATTGTCCGCTACATTTTAAGTGATGAATTCGGCGATTTTCCCCATAAGGATGTCCTGCGCGAAAAAATTTCAGCGATAGGTAAGTCTGAAAGTCATCCCATTCTCGTCGATGGACAGGAGGATATGGACCAGTCCAGACGGGTGGAACTAAAATTCCGCCTGGCCATGAATGAACAGATGGAGGGAGTATTGAACGATATAAACGGGGAGAATCCATAA
- a CDS encoding AI-2E family transporter, protein MMELTKTKWFRVGTGIVLFLTIIWLIHEVQFVFTPVVVFFQTLFIPFLLGGILFYLFRPFIHLLEKIKVPRKLGILILYLIFIGLLTFIISVIAPVVHQQFSNLIDNIPEMVDVVEQGITYWQANQEMLPQYVKDAMDYVSTRLEDILMSTGNYIGSVLGNVVSFIVSLVIVPFILFYLLSDQEKFVHNVTRHFSKSQSHQIREVLGDMDKAIASYIQGQLIVSSFVGIVLFIGYLIIGLDYSLLLALFGMVTNVIPFLGPFLAAIPAVIAGWFQDPIMSLYVIIVMVVAQQAESNLISPVVMGKSLNVHPLTIILLVLVGGNLAGVLGMILIIPAYAVGKVIVQHIYRLWNIHKQTKAEKA, encoded by the coding sequence ATGATGGAATTAACAAAAACTAAATGGTTTCGTGTAGGTACAGGGATTGTTCTGTTTTTAACGATTATCTGGCTGATTCATGAAGTGCAGTTCGTTTTTACGCCTGTAGTCGTTTTCTTTCAGACGTTATTTATCCCATTTTTACTGGGAGGCATTCTCTTCTATTTATTCCGGCCCTTTATTCATTTGCTCGAGAAAATAAAGGTACCCCGGAAACTGGGAATTTTGATTCTTTATCTTATTTTTATCGGTCTATTAACCTTTATTATTTCCGTCATTGCTCCTGTGGTCCATCAGCAATTTTCGAATTTGATTGATAATATTCCGGAAATGGTGGATGTGGTGGAACAGGGCATCACTTACTGGCAGGCCAATCAGGAAATGCTTCCTCAATATGTGAAGGATGCCATGGATTATGTAAGTACCCGGCTTGAGGATATCCTGATGTCAACAGGAAATTATATAGGTTCTGTTTTAGGCAATGTTGTCAGCTTTATCGTTTCCCTGGTCATTGTACCGTTTATTTTATTCTATTTATTAAGTGATCAGGAAAAATTTGTTCACAATGTTACCCGTCACTTTTCAAAGTCCCAGTCCCATCAGATACGGGAAGTTCTGGGAGATATGGATAAAGCCATTGCCAGCTACATCCAGGGGCAATTAATCGTAAGCTCCTTTGTAGGGATTGTACTCTTTATCGGTTATCTCATCATTGGTCTCGACTATTCACTCTTACTGGCTTTATTTGGAATGGTCACGAATGTGATTCCGTTTTTAGGTCCGTTCCTTGCAGCTATTCCAGCTGTCATTGCCGGCTGGTTCCAGGACCCGATCATGTCTCTGTATGTCATTATCGTCATGGTTGTTGCCCAGCAGGCCGAGAGTAATCTGATTTCCCCGGTCGTGATGGGGAAATCCCTGAATGTTCACCCGCTGACGATTATTCTTCTGGTGTTAGTCGGAGGGAACTTGGCAGGGGTTCTGGGGATGATTTTAATCATTCCTGCCTATGCTGTAGGAAAAGTTATTGTCCAGCATATTTATCGACTTTGGAATATCCACAAACAGACAAAAGCAGAGAAGGCTTAA
- a CDS encoding YwpF family protein — translation MKTFKLISLDVLEKQGDELQNRPVDLTDGLIINREDEQNHWLVEAYMDDSYKNYFQQMQDENREYVLQVKISKESNEPATMMVKLVGLNQIGSSMNVLFLGTLLNRKQEKVEEMLQALILEGYQGTELLEKFKEKSKLFDISSSSK, via the coding sequence ATGAAAACATTTAAATTGATCTCCTTAGATGTTTTAGAAAAACAGGGCGATGAACTTCAAAACAGACCTGTAGATTTAACAGACGGATTAATTATTAATCGTGAAGATGAACAGAACCATTGGCTGGTAGAGGCGTACATGGATGACTCTTATAAAAATTATTTTCAGCAAATGCAGGACGAAAACAGAGAATATGTCCTGCAGGTAAAGATCTCCAAAGAATCGAATGAGCCTGCTACGATGATGGTGAAATTGGTCGGGTTGAATCAAATCGGGTCCTCTATGAATGTCCTGTTTTTAGGAACATTATTAAATCGAAAACAGGAAAAGGTGGAGGAAATGCTTCAGGCTTTAATCCTGGAAGGTTATCAGGGTACAGAGCTGCTGGAGAAGTTTAAGGAAAAAAGTAAACTATTCGACATTTCCTCTTCCTCTAAATAA
- a CDS encoding TIGR02206 family membrane protein, with product MFVDYFSYENPGDPFSLFSASHLIMLGIGVLFVITFVVFGKYIRNHSLLHTWVRYILIAVLLLSEATLNLWYLTAGEWDVRETLPLQLCSLSLLMSMVMLVTRSEKWFEIVYFLGIGGALQALMTPELFYDFPHYRYFHFFIAHIFIILASIYMIVVEKKRVTIHSVWRTMLVLNGIAVVIFFFNRWIGANYMFLAHKPANPSLLDYLPEFPWYILWLEIIAAFIFLLLYLPFLLIKKRDSKDI from the coding sequence ATGTTTGTGGATTATTTTTCCTATGAAAATCCAGGAGATCCGTTTTCGTTATTTTCAGCCTCACACTTGATTATGCTGGGCATTGGGGTGCTTTTCGTTATTACATTTGTGGTTTTCGGAAAGTACATCCGAAATCATTCTCTTTTGCATACATGGGTACGATACATACTGATTGCCGTATTACTTTTAAGTGAGGCAACTCTGAATCTCTGGTACCTTACAGCGGGAGAATGGGATGTTCGGGAAACCTTGCCGCTTCAGCTATGCTCCTTATCCTTACTTATGAGTATGGTAATGCTTGTGACACGTTCAGAAAAATGGTTTGAAATCGTCTATTTTCTGGGGATTGGAGGTGCCCTGCAAGCCCTGATGACCCCGGAATTATTTTATGATTTTCCCCATTACCGATATTTTCACTTTTTTATTGCCCATATTTTCATCATTTTGGCGTCCATCTACATGATCGTCGTTGAGAAAAAACGGGTAACGATTCATTCGGTGTGGAGAACGATGCTGGTGTTAAATGGAATAGCGGTTGTTATTTTCTTTTTTAACCGGTGGATAGGCGCCAATTACATGTTTTTGGCTCACAAGCCTGCAAATCCAAGCCTGCTGGACTATTTACCTGAATTCCCTTGGTATATTTTATGGCTGGAGATCATCGCCGCATTTATTTTTTTGCTATTATATCTACCTTTTCTTTTAATAAAAAAACGGGACAGTAAGGACATATGA
- a CDS encoding CapA family protein: protein MKKAGFIGAGILLVLLFMGMFLFGQEDSRKTYAYHHSLEHDVLQKLMPESPLPLIPQEPVSISFAGDTMFDGSVRSAVHQQGPDYPFQYVKKEVRKSDYAILNLETAVTTEQEKDTVQLYNFKADPKALSGIKQAGFDMVTLANNHALDYQEDGFKDTIKHLTKHDLKYFGAGVNQDRAYGAQTIEIKGRTIKFLGFSRFLPAVRWYEGEGPVIASAYQQDRVLKTIKRESGNADYLFVYIHWGVEGNVRPETWQRDYARKMIDAGADGIIGAHPHVLQGFEYYQNKPIAYSLGNFLFPDYVQGNTAETGVLTLKIDGDNLTMAFTPYRIRSNQIHPLKRQEKEQILQKLEELSFEIRREGTHIYSS from the coding sequence ATGAAGAAAGCTGGGTTCATTGGTGCCGGGATATTGCTTGTTCTGCTATTTATGGGAATGTTTTTGTTTGGACAGGAAGACAGCAGGAAAACCTACGCCTACCACCACTCGCTGGAGCATGATGTTTTACAGAAATTAATGCCTGAATCCCCATTGCCTCTCATACCTCAAGAACCTGTCTCCATTTCGTTTGCAGGGGATACCATGTTTGATGGCTCCGTAAGATCAGCTGTCCATCAGCAGGGGCCGGATTATCCCTTTCAGTATGTAAAGAAGGAAGTAAGAAAATCCGACTATGCCATTCTTAATCTGGAGACGGCCGTCACGACAGAGCAGGAAAAAGATACAGTCCAGCTCTATAATTTCAAAGCAGACCCTAAAGCCTTGTCCGGGATCAAGCAGGCGGGTTTTGATATGGTTACCCTCGCGAACAATCATGCACTGGATTATCAGGAGGATGGATTTAAGGATACGATTAAACATTTGACCAAACACGATTTGAAATATTTTGGGGCTGGAGTGAATCAGGACAGGGCCTATGGAGCACAGACAATAGAGATAAAAGGGAGGACGATTAAGTTTTTAGGGTTTTCCCGCTTTTTACCGGCTGTCCGCTGGTATGAAGGAGAGGGGCCCGTCATTGCCAGTGCCTATCAGCAGGATCGGGTTTTGAAGACGATAAAGCGGGAAAGTGGAAATGCCGACTATTTGTTTGTATACATCCATTGGGGAGTGGAAGGCAATGTCCGGCCAGAGACGTGGCAGCGGGATTATGCGAGGAAAATGATTGATGCAGGTGCAGATGGAATTATAGGTGCACATCCTCATGTTTTACAGGGCTTTGAGTATTATCAGAATAAACCGATTGCTTATTCTTTAGGGAATTTTTTGTTCCCGGATTATGTTCAGGGAAATACGGCGGAAACAGGTGTACTGACACTGAAAATAGACGGAGACAACCTGACGATGGCCTTTACCCCTTATCGAATACGCTCCAATCAGATTCATCCTCTGAAAAGGCAGGAAAAAGAGCAGATATTACAGAAATTGGAGGAATTGTCCTTTGAAATCAGACGCGAGGGCACCCATATTTATTCCTCTTGA
- a CDS encoding MotA/TolQ/ExbB proton channel family protein, which yields MLDFLPASNDFARMIIVVTFVFLAVVTVRVIWQNRSIFTFLRAQLDSAEQKGEDSEFWQGLKQQYDRANKKDDDHVDVQAFVESYMSKFSTPYQSTSILSGIKRIQSSGSTVILIGVFGTFVGLISALSGLDINGANMQSSIQNVLDGIYTAFYTSVCGIAASLLITFVYRNWDAENLMLQLTLKAENMLQSYGKHTWESRMVDSLNQVKEAITDMHQSLEELDEFSDTMEQASSNMRDYNEKFSESTDTLYRIFDNLEDASDSFNKRMDHMNDQFTQFLQQLQSQENSIKSVDESVKGLSTDISTFVKDTSAHVQQWTSDSKGYMERLDEKMEQTYQKMADFYNHNVNQLEKVAYSMEQLETKNQNYITNVGKATDTIKNVLQDRSFDQLLHVTKSFAENVMVLESHLERLQNQYTSLGQEKQEFMKFYQSQKDELQRLRDEIQSFSSHNEGMRRQFESIKYGFEQADQSNREFIQQSYQLIRDVNDGLKQSNQDQANQLKQVMNDMTNQMNDAFRNLDAIMSKNLDNSIQKFEQFVSNTNQAMERQFSAVNNYVNNHMESSHNANREVIHAVGDIRNRIDDWDQRMRQSVRTIGARENGRP from the coding sequence GTGTTGGATTTTTTGCCGGCTAGTAATGATTTTGCACGGATGATTATTGTTGTTACGTTTGTATTTTTAGCCGTTGTGACGGTGCGTGTCATCTGGCAGAATCGCAGCATTTTTACCTTTTTAAGAGCGCAGTTGGATTCAGCTGAGCAAAAAGGAGAAGATAGCGAGTTCTGGCAGGGGCTAAAGCAGCAATATGACCGGGCCAACAAAAAAGACGATGATCATGTGGATGTGCAGGCTTTTGTGGAATCCTATATGTCAAAATTTTCGACGCCCTATCAATCGACCAGTATTTTAAGTGGAATTAAACGAATTCAATCCTCGGGGTCCACCGTGATTTTAATCGGGGTGTTCGGTACATTCGTCGGACTGATCAGTGCCTTGTCAGGTCTTGATATAAATGGAGCTAATATGCAGTCCTCCATTCAGAATGTGTTAGATGGAATTTACACAGCCTTTTATACGAGTGTATGCGGAATTGCTGCTTCCCTTCTCATTACCTTTGTGTACCGGAATTGGGATGCAGAGAACTTAATGCTGCAGCTGACGTTAAAAGCGGAAAATATGCTTCAGTCCTATGGAAAGCATACGTGGGAAAGCCGGATGGTGGATTCGCTCAATCAGGTAAAGGAAGCGATTACCGATATGCATCAGAGCCTGGAGGAGCTGGATGAGTTTTCCGATACTATGGAACAGGCTTCAAGCAATATGCGGGACTACAATGAGAAGTTTTCGGAGAGCACCGATACATTGTACAGAATTTTTGACAATCTGGAGGACGCATCCGATTCCTTCAATAAGCGGATGGACCATATGAATGATCAGTTTACGCAGTTTTTACAGCAATTGCAATCCCAGGAAAACTCCATTAAAAGTGTGGATGAGAGTGTGAAGGGGCTGTCAACAGATATCTCCACGTTTGTTAAAGATACCAGTGCCCACGTACAGCAATGGACGAGCGACAGCAAGGGCTATATGGAGCGGCTCGATGAAAAAATGGAGCAGACGTATCAGAAAATGGCGGACTTTTACAACCATAATGTCAATCAGCTGGAAAAAGTCGCTTACAGTATGGAACAGCTGGAGACGAAAAATCAGAACTATATTACGAATGTCGGGAAAGCCACAGATACAATCAAAAATGTCTTACAGGATCGTTCCTTTGATCAGTTGCTGCATGTGACGAAAAGCTTTGCCGAAAATGTCATGGTGCTGGAGAGTCATCTGGAGCGGCTCCAGAATCAATATACAAGTTTAGGACAGGAAAAACAGGAATTTATGAAATTTTACCAGAGCCAAAAGGACGAATTACAGCGCCTTAGGGATGAGATTCAGAGCTTTTCCTCACACAATGAAGGCATGCGCAGGCAATTTGAGTCCATCAAATACGGCTTTGAGCAGGCGGATCAGTCCAACCGGGAGTTTATTCAGCAATCCTATCAGCTCATCCGTGATGTGAATGACGGTCTGAAGCAGAGCAATCAGGATCAGGCGAATCAGTTAAAACAGGTGATGAATGACATGACGAATCAAATGAATGATGCTTTCCGTAATTTAGACGCGATTATGTCGAAAAATCTGGATAACAGCATCCAGAAGTTTGAGCAATTTGTCTCGAACACCAATCAGGCCATGGAGCGTCAATTCTCAGCTGTAAATAATTATGTTAACAACCATATGGAATCCAGTCATAACGCCAATCGGGAGGTCATTCATGCTGTTGGTGACATACGGAACCGAATTGATGACTGGGATCAGCGCATGAGGCAGTCCGTTCGTACCATAGGGGCCAGGGAGAATGGTAGGCCATGA